A window of Bombina bombina isolate aBomBom1 chromosome 5, aBomBom1.pri, whole genome shotgun sequence genomic DNA:
GCATGAGTAACACCACATGCTAATTCAACCaacaagtatgtgtggtatggaaaatgagtatgtatatgtatgtatgcaactgtgttgtatttgttctttggTTTACTCATTTGTAACCAAAATAGAAAGTAATTGGCTACCCTTCACACAGCGGAGGAAGTGTCCAGTGATCTCACGATACCACTTTATGATGTTAGCTAGCCTGACTTTGTCGCTTGGGAGAGTCTCTGAGAACAAGATGTAGGATgtgtgccacacacacacacacacacaaacaaacaaactaaatctCCATCTTGAAGGGCTTTGACCAGGTTAGATGCTCCACCTGTAAACGTTTAATTCCATGTGAAAATTGGTCCTAGCCTGATCTCCAATCCATTGATACAGCACTTTTTTTAGACCTGCCAAAATGAAAATCAAGATCAAGTGAGCTTTTGTCCTTCTGCTCTGCGGGAGGTTTCTGTCCTCCCTGAGCTCGCCTTAGAAGACCTGTATTATAGTTTGACAGGAGTACCGCCTCAATCAAACTCCCCACCTGCCACTGTCCTCAGAACGGGTTGCCCGGTGTCTGGGCCGGGCAGTTGGGTCTAGAAAACTGAGAGCCCCTCGGGGCTTGCCCCCTGCCTCACTGGGCAAGTGAAATGTTTGCCGAGGTATGCTGGTGATCCATAACATGGAGAAGGTTAGGAACAATACCCAACTTAATGTTGGCTTCCACGGTTCTATACCCAGAGGCGTTGGGTTGCCACCAGTATGCCGTCAATTATAGGAAGGCATGCTGTGCGCTGAGTGCACTCCATAGGTCTGAAGTGAAGTGCACTAGACCTGGCAGAGGAATGAACTGAAACTCTTTCTGGGCTGTCACCATGGTCTTCTGTTCTTGACTTGGCATTGGCACAGCTCCAGAAGAAGGTGGTGATGGCTAAGGAGAGGCAGTGTTTCTAGAGTCATCTCCTACACCCTCTATTACAGACACCTCTGGCTCGTCATAATCTAATTCCTCCACATGTTAGGTAAAAGAAACATCCTTATATATTTGGGCAGAGGTGGGAGTGAGACTGGCATTTAACACTCACTTATAATGTGGCATCAACATTAGGCTAACCTCCTCTTCCATTTTTTTCTTCATAGGTTTGGGTGGGAAAAAAGAACTTCAACTAATACAGTCAACAcatgggggtccatttatcattttttgtggatggacatgatatgctatagcAAACCATTTCCGCCGCACAACgatcaatgccgacagcatacgctgtcggcatttatcattgcaccagcagttcttgtgaactgctggtgcaataccgcaacaccgctagcagagggtgtcaatcaacccgatcgggttgatttctgtctgccgcctcagagcaggcgggcaggttatggagcagcggtctccgtTCGGAGGtggataaatagaccccatgggaTGACCAGACCGCTGAGGGGTGAAAGCGTTGCCAGTTATATAGAAAATTCTCTTACTTTATATGTTGCTAGGTGGACATGAAAACTGCTCCTGGACAACTACAGACAGGACATTCCAGACAGTATACTTCTGATCCCAATATACTAATGGATCAGAAGTAAAAGGTAATGGAGGTTCATTGAGGTAGTCTTTCACCACCTGAGAAGCACTACTCTCACTTGTATGGGTGGGCCCAACTAGATTATTCAGAACTGAAGCCCAAAATTGTGGTTTTTTTTGGCCTGTCAGGTCTCACCGTGTCTGTGAGGATGAGCAACAGAAGATGAGGAGGAAGAAAGTTGGGTACTGCTGCCGCAAAGAAGCTTCCTTATTCTCCTCATTTTCTCTTTCAACATACCCATTTTTCTTTGAAGCTTGTTTCACCTTTCACAAAATTAGCTTCTCCCTCCAAAATAGTAGAGATTTGGTATGGTTTGCTAGCTTACACTTCTCACCCTTTGATCGGACAGGTTATCAatgcatgtaatgtggtgtttcAAGCAAACCACACAAGCGTTTAACTCCTCCTTTAGGTTCTTCATCAAGACGTTATCAAAGCCGTGTGCACAACCAATAACATCCATAATTTTCTTTTTCATCATAGGTTCGGGTGGAAATGAAGAAGCATGCAATGTTGAAGCCTGTTCTCTGTCCTGGATGCCTTCTACTACTATTGCTGCTCGAGGTTGATGCCAGTCTTTGGGTATTCTGGCTTTCTGAGGCAGTGCTGCTCCTCCTTTGCTTACCATTAACAGCTTTCGAGTAGAAAAAAATAGCCTGAGAAAGTCAAAGTGTGTGTGATGCATTAAGTGAAACGGAATCATCAAAGGTGTGCACAAAACCAATAACaaccattttttctttttcatcatagGTTTGGTGGGTGATGATGGGTCATCTTGAGGGACCTAATAATTCAGAAGATACCCATTATCAGCTGGCTTCATAATATCAGTCAGCTCAGCAGACAGAACCCAAACTGGCAGCACTCAGTAGACTTTACCAGGAGGATCATCCTTGATATGccaggaaggttttttttttgattggctgactagatgagtTCAGAAATCAGCAACAACAAAAGTTACCTGGTTGAACAACATTGCAGatcgttcagcaaaggatatcaagagaatgaagcaaatgtaataatagaaggaaattagaaaaaaataattaaacttatgaatcataaaagaaaaaaaaaattgatttcactatgaaacccaaatattttctttcatgattcagatagagcaaggcatacatttgtaagcaacttttcattttatttctaggactaattttgcttcattatcttgatatcctttgttgaaggtacaACAATACttggagggagctagctgaacacaatgttaagaaaatgagaagaggcataaatgtgcagccaccaatcatccgctagctctcttcctgcttctgagcctcagcctacctgtaggtattatttttaacaaaggataacaagaaaaagaagcaaattacatagataaaataagtaaattggaatgttgtttaaaaagcgaatgctctatctgaatcatgaattaaaaaaattgtgtttcatgcccctttaagtattggcATTTTCAGTATATATTACGTACCTTCAAGTAaacttttagttttaccaaaaatgcagtgcacaaaaatcAGACGTATAAATGAAAGAATAAGTTTAAGAATGACAACATTAAAGGTAATATAGCCGATTACAGCTTAAGATAAAGAAAAATGGCAAGAATCTGCGCTGCagctcaaaacaaatattttagttcAAAACGAAAAGTTCAAACAAAATTCGTCCGAAATGAACATGAACGAAAgcgaaataaaatattttattttggtcAAAACTAAATATGttcctgtgcacatgtctagtggatAGTGCTATCATGGTCCATTTGAATGGCGATGTCACCTGCAATGAGAAAGCAACTAAAGACACCTGTATAAACTTACTGCGCTTGGTCTGTTGGCCTACACAGCACACAAGTAGTTGCCCTAACAGTTCAAAACAAACAAAAGTTAATCAATGTATGATCCAGGTTATAGTAAAATATAAGAATGGCATTAATGTAATACGGTTATGTTTTAAAGTTCCAGAATATTACCCATCAATATCTACAGGTGTTGAATAATCACTCGCACTTTCCTTGAAGAATATTCCAAAAATATTCTTTATCAGTGACCAAGTATTCATTCTAGGGTATAAATTAGCATATTGTAATTCTGAATTAAAAAGGCAAGTAAATGTTTATAATAACAAAAATTTaattaatcaaattaaaaaaataattgtaagatTTGCTTAAGTTTTAGACATTTGTGTGATGCTACTAAAAATGTAACAATCTttataaaaagtagaaaaaaatatatatacacagatactgtgAATAGATCAggtcaatatataaaaacatacaaacaaaataaTGCTTTGTATTAGAAAGGCAGGACAGATGTTAGAGAAACCGAACCCCAGGTTCTCCAATAAGAAATGAGCGCTtcacagcatttttattttttagatgataTGACATTATAGAAAATGTTTGGTCACTGTTAGTTCTTGGTTCCTTTGAAAACAAAATCCTGTGAGTTGTAATCTGGTACCACAATTTACAAAGATAGGGTTTAAAGTCCGTACTATAACTAGTTTGTTGCCTTAATGAATTTGACACGCCCTCACCACCGTCCCTTGAAGACTTTTGCATTATTGTTTGAGTTGAAGCGAAAAGAACAATCTTGTATTCTTTGAGGAGTTTCTCTAAGAGTTCAATGCATTTTCTCAAATTAGCTTCTTGCTTCATGATACTTTCACCTCCATTATTTCGGTCTATCCAGTAAAAGGAAGATATGCTATCTATAATTAGGAGACAAAGTGACGGACGACTACAAAACATGTTTTCCAAAGAGTAGAGAGTAAGAAGCAACTGAACAGTGCTGCTGCAGTAAACAAGAAAAAATCTGCCCAGGCACTGTTTTACCATTTCCTCTGTGCTTTGCGATAGTCTGTGTTCAAGAATAGTTACAAGACGCAGCATATCAAAGTGGTAGTCCATGTCTATAAAAATAACTTCAACTTGTAGACCCCCTTCTGACTTTGGCAGAATGCAGCGTGAAATCAGGTGGCAAAACATTTCAGTCTTTCCTGTTCCTTCTGGGCCATGGAATTCAATTACATCTCCTATTAACGATAAATACGTTTAAGCAAATAGTTATTGTGAACAAATATcacaatattaaaagggacactaaccccaaatgttttctttcctgattcagatagagcatgcaattttaaagtgaaggtaaactttcacaaATGAGTGCCTggcttttaaaaatactattaaaaacatgggcaacttcattcatgaaagttaagagtttacatttcagcggttttgttaaaatacttttcttttttcttcttgcaagccggaCCAGTGATACCCCGCCCGCAGCTCGTCTCTtgttacgtcagcaatgacgaatccggcttcctc
This region includes:
- the XRCC2 gene encoding DNA repair protein XRCC2, whose product is MSIGFRKAESGTQLLARLEGRASLKELEPLLFADEESPINGDVIEFHGPEGTGKTEMFCHLISRCILPKSEGGLQVEVIFIDMDYHFDMLRLVTILEHRLSQSTEEMVKQCLGRFFLVYCSSTVQLLLTLYSLENMFCSRPSLCLLIIDSISSFYWIDRNNGGESIMKQEANLRKCIELLEKLLKEYKIVLFASTQTIMQKSSRDGGEGVSNSLRQQTSYSTDFKPYLCKLWYQITTHRILFSKEPRTNSDQTFSIMSYHLKNKNAVKRSFLIGEPGVRFL